One genomic segment of Nocardia spumae includes these proteins:
- the steA gene encoding putative cytokinetic ring protein SteA, whose protein sequence is MKMLALLSRNTETLPGVTGMARVDRNTRRLLKRVGAGDVVVLDEMDIDRLTADRLVEAGVAAVINASPSISGRYPNLGPEVLAANGIVLLDAVSADVFGKIKDGSKVRIDAGVVYSDKLTKKEPEALVEGIELTDQVVAERMIEARNGLADHLEAFAGNTIEFIRSESALLIDGLGVPALELSMRHRHVVVVADGPDGRDDLKAIKPFIKEYAPILVGVGRGADIVTKAGYRPDLIVGDPEEITAGTLKCGAEVILPADTDGHAKGLERIQDLGIGATTFPSSGAAADLALLLADHHGAALIITCGAPASLDDFFDRSRRESNPAMFLTRLKAGPKLMDAKAVASLYRQGSSGWATALVVLAALVALIVGLLVSSHLGGDVLDWLDSVWRQSQDWLHRLADHRG, encoded by the coding sequence ATGAAGATGCTGGCGCTGTTGTCACGCAACACCGAAACGCTTCCCGGTGTCACCGGAATGGCCCGGGTGGACCGCAACACCCGGCGTCTGCTCAAGCGGGTCGGCGCGGGTGATGTGGTGGTTCTCGACGAGATGGACATCGATCGTCTGACCGCTGACCGGCTCGTAGAGGCCGGCGTGGCGGCGGTGATCAACGCCTCGCCATCGATTTCCGGCAGGTATCCGAATCTCGGCCCGGAAGTTCTGGCGGCCAATGGAATCGTGTTGCTGGATGCTGTCTCCGCCGATGTCTTCGGCAAGATCAAGGACGGCAGCAAGGTCCGTATCGACGCCGGGGTGGTCTACTCCGACAAGCTGACCAAGAAGGAACCGGAGGCGCTGGTCGAGGGCATCGAACTCACCGACCAGGTCGTCGCCGAGCGGATGATCGAGGCCCGTAACGGGCTCGCCGATCACCTGGAGGCCTTCGCGGGCAATACGATCGAATTCATCCGCAGCGAAAGCGCGCTGCTCATCGACGGTCTCGGGGTTCCGGCGCTGGAACTGTCCATGCGCCATCGCCATGTCGTGGTGGTCGCCGACGGACCCGACGGCCGCGACGATCTCAAGGCGATCAAACCGTTCATCAAGGAGTACGCGCCGATTCTGGTGGGCGTGGGCCGGGGCGCGGATATCGTGACGAAGGCCGGATACCGTCCCGATCTGATCGTCGGCGATCCGGAGGAGATCACCGCCGGCACGCTCAAATGCGGTGCGGAGGTCATTCTTCCGGCGGATACGGACGGACATGCCAAGGGACTGGAACGCATCCAGGACCTCGGTATCGGCGCCACCACGTTCCCGTCGTCGGGCGCGGCGGCGGATCTGGCGCTGCTGCTGGCCGACCATCACGGTGCGGCTCTGATCATCACCTGCGGGGCTCCGGCCTCACTCGACGACTTCTTCGATCGCAGTCGCCGCGAGTCCAATCCCGCGATGTTTCTGACCCGGCTCAAAGCGGGGCCGAAGCTGATGGACGCCAAGGCCGTGGCCAGTCTGTATCGGCAGGGCAGCTCCGGCTGGGCGACCGCGCTGGTGGTACTCGCGGCGCTGGTGGCGCTGATCGTCGGACTGCTGGTGTCGTCGCATCTGGGCGGTGACGTGCTGGACTGGCTGGATTCGGTGTGGCGGCAGTCGCAGGACTGGCTACATCGACTAGCAGACCACCGGGGGTAG
- a CDS encoding SRPBCC family protein: MASTTVDTVIPAPRDVVYKLFTERDSLNGYLPVRITLRKPGAPEASGVGARYLVGLGGIGVTEETTDLVPGERMEYRIVAGAPVKRHVGTITFADAPGGTLVSYRMESEPSLPVPDKATELFLRALISPFLKGAKKAVAK; this comes from the coding sequence ATGGCCAGCACCACCGTCGACACGGTCATTCCCGCACCGCGCGACGTCGTCTACAAGCTGTTCACCGAGCGCGACAGCCTCAACGGCTATCTGCCCGTGCGGATTACGCTGCGCAAGCCGGGTGCCCCCGAGGCGTCCGGGGTGGGCGCACGCTATCTGGTCGGCCTGGGCGGTATCGGTGTCACCGAGGAAACCACCGACCTGGTGCCCGGTGAGCGGATGGAGTACCGGATCGTCGCCGGCGCTCCGGTGAAACGGCACGTCGGCACCATCACCTTCGCCGACGCCCCCGGCGGCACCCTGGTGTCGTATCGGATGGAATCGGAGCCCTCGCTGCCCGTACCGGACAAGGCGACCGAGTTGTTCCTGCGCGCCCTGATCTCACCGTTCCTCAAGGGCGCCAAGAAGGCTGTCGCGAAGTAG
- the recN gene encoding DNA repair protein RecN, which translates to MLTEIRIDGLGVISTATAQFHEGLTCVTGETGAGKTMVVTGLHLLGGARADAGRVRQGASRAVVEGRFSVDEVHDSARDEVEKVLESTGAQRDDDDSVIAVRTVGSDGRSRAHLGGRSVPAAVLSDFTAPLLTVHGQNDQLRLQRPDQQLQALDRFAGDTVAGLLRKYQLARRTWLQARSELLERTERSRELALEADRLQHSLNEIDTVAPEPGEDERIVAEVLRLGDLDSLREAAGGAHDALAGSADDPGEGSGALDALGAARARLEAGDDPALAALAPRLGEAIAVVVDVTTELSSYLSDLPSDPAALDSLLTRQAELKTLTRKYAPDIDAVIAWADDARARLASLDVSDEALAALAAEVETAAAQVRETAKKLTAARRKAARKLATAVSAELSGLAMGRAKLEVEVRALAAAAQDSAPITIDGADLHAGATGVDEAEFRLSAHSGAQSLPLSRSASGGELSRVMLALEVVLASSDYGSTMVFDEVDAGVGGRAAVEIGRRLARLARTHQVIVVTHLPQVAAFADTHLVVDKVDDGKGVNSGVHALTTDERVVELARMLAGLDDTETGRAHAEELLATARAEKADAESAAG; encoded by the coding sequence GTGCTGACAGAGATCAGGATTGACGGTCTGGGCGTCATATCGACCGCCACCGCCCAGTTCCACGAGGGGCTGACCTGTGTGACCGGTGAGACCGGTGCCGGTAAGACGATGGTGGTCACCGGGCTGCATCTGCTCGGCGGCGCCCGCGCCGATGCCGGACGGGTGCGCCAAGGCGCGTCGCGCGCGGTGGTGGAGGGCCGATTCAGTGTCGACGAGGTCCACGACAGCGCCCGCGACGAGGTCGAGAAGGTACTGGAATCGACCGGCGCCCAGCGCGATGACGACGACAGCGTCATCGCCGTGCGGACCGTCGGCAGCGATGGGCGTTCGCGTGCCCACCTCGGCGGGCGCAGCGTGCCCGCGGCGGTGCTGTCGGATTTCACGGCTCCGCTGCTGACCGTGCACGGGCAGAACGATCAGCTGCGTCTGCAACGACCCGATCAGCAACTGCAGGCGCTGGACCGCTTCGCCGGTGACACCGTGGCCGGCTTGCTGCGCAAATATCAGCTGGCCCGGCGCACCTGGCTACAGGCTCGCAGCGAACTGCTCGAGCGTACCGAGCGCAGCCGCGAACTGGCCCTCGAAGCCGATCGGCTGCAGCATTCGCTGAACGAGATCGATACCGTCGCACCGGAACCCGGTGAGGACGAGCGCATCGTCGCGGAGGTCCTGCGACTCGGCGATCTGGATTCGCTCCGCGAGGCCGCGGGAGGCGCCCACGACGCGCTCGCGGGATCCGCCGACGATCCGGGCGAGGGGTCGGGCGCGCTGGACGCGCTGGGCGCCGCCCGCGCTCGGCTGGAAGCCGGTGACGATCCGGCTCTGGCGGCTCTGGCGCCGCGGCTCGGCGAGGCGATCGCCGTGGTCGTCGACGTGACCACCGAGCTGAGTTCCTATCTGTCGGATCTGCCGTCGGATCCGGCGGCGCTCGACAGCCTGCTCACCCGCCAGGCGGAACTGAAGACCCTGACCCGTAAATACGCGCCCGATATCGACGCGGTGATCGCCTGGGCCGACGACGCGCGCGCCCGGCTCGCGTCCCTCGACGTCTCCGACGAGGCTTTGGCGGCGCTGGCCGCCGAGGTGGAGACCGCGGCGGCGCAGGTGCGTGAGACGGCGAAGAAGCTGACCGCCGCGCGCCGCAAGGCCGCGCGCAAGCTGGCCACCGCGGTGAGTGCCGAACTGAGCGGTCTGGCGATGGGCCGGGCCAAACTCGAGGTGGAGGTGCGGGCGCTGGCGGCGGCCGCGCAGGACAGTGCGCCCATCACCATCGACGGTGCGGATCTGCACGCCGGCGCGACGGGCGTCGACGAGGCGGAGTTCCGGCTGTCCGCTCATTCGGGGGCGCAGTCGTTGCCGTTGAGCCGCAGCGCGTCCGGTGGTGAGCTGTCGCGGGTGATGCTCGCCCTCGAAGTGGTACTGGCCTCCTCCGACTACGGTTCCACCATGGTGTTCGACGAGGTCGACGCCGGTGTCGGCGGGCGGGCGGCGGTCGAGATCGGTCGTCGCCTGGCCCGGCTGGCCCGCACCCATCAGGTGATCGTGGTGACACATCTGCCGCAGGTGGCCGCCTTCGCCGACACCCACCTGGTCGTGGACAAGGTCGACGACGGCAAGGGCGTCAACAGCGGGGTGCACGCATTGACCACCGATGAGCGGGTCGTCGAGCTGGCCCGGATGCTGGCCGGGCTCGACGACACCGAGACCGGTCGTGCCCACGCCGAGGAGCTACTGGCCACGGCGCGGGCGGAGAAGGCCGACGCCGAGTCGGCGGCCGGGTGA
- a CDS encoding NAD kinase, with the protein MKREILLVAHPGRSELLETAHRVAKIFADAGIGLRVLEDEAYSTKLDFDETGEPDGCPVRVVAHGPEAAVGCEMVLALGGDGTFLRGAEMAHPARVPVLGINLGRIGFLTEAEAEHLDDALAQVVRGDYRIEQRMTVDVSVRVDDVVVERGWALNEASIENAARMGVLEVVLEVDGRPVSQFGCDGVLIATPTGSTAYAFSAGGPVVWPELEALLVIPSNAHALFARPLVTSPESRIAVETVASGHDAIIFLDGRRTLALPRGARFEAVRGTEPVRWVRLDSAPFADRMVRKFRLPVTGWRGRRPERPSAAPTGELTEQPGSGDIEDRRTESTRADRDQD; encoded by the coding sequence GTGAAGCGGGAAATCCTGCTCGTCGCGCATCCGGGCCGTTCCGAACTGCTCGAGACCGCGCATCGGGTGGCCAAGATCTTCGCCGATGCCGGAATCGGCCTCCGGGTTCTCGAAGACGAGGCCTACAGCACCAAACTGGATTTCGACGAGACCGGTGAACCCGACGGATGTCCGGTGCGGGTGGTGGCGCACGGTCCCGAGGCCGCGGTGGGCTGTGAGATGGTGCTGGCTCTCGGTGGTGACGGCACTTTCCTGCGCGGGGCGGAGATGGCGCATCCGGCGCGGGTGCCGGTGCTGGGAATCAACCTGGGCCGCATCGGATTCCTGACCGAGGCCGAGGCCGAACATCTCGACGACGCGCTCGCGCAGGTCGTGCGTGGCGACTATCGCATCGAGCAGCGGATGACCGTAGATGTCAGTGTCCGCGTCGATGATGTGGTGGTGGAACGCGGATGGGCCCTCAACGAGGCCAGCATCGAGAATGCCGCCCGCATGGGTGTGCTCGAGGTCGTGCTCGAGGTCGACGGCCGCCCGGTATCGCAATTCGGTTGTGACGGTGTGCTGATCGCCACGCCGACCGGTTCGACCGCCTACGCCTTCTCCGCCGGCGGGCCGGTGGTGTGGCCGGAGCTGGAGGCACTGCTGGTGATCCCCAGCAATGCGCACGCGCTGTTCGCTCGGCCGCTGGTGACCAGCCCGGAATCGCGCATCGCGGTGGAAACCGTTGCGTCGGGCCATGATGCGATCATCTTCCTCGACGGCAGGCGCACCCTGGCCCTGCCGCGGGGTGCCCGGTTCGAGGCGGTGCGCGGCACCGAACCCGTGCGCTGGGTCCGTCTGGATTCCGCCCCCTTCGCCGATCGGATGGTGCGCAAATTCAGGCTCCCCGTGACAGGCTGGCGGGGCCGGCGGCCCGAACGGCCGAGCGCGGCGCCGACGGGCGAACTCACCGAGCAACCCGGCTCAGGCGATATCGAAGACCGCCGAACGGAGAGCACACGTGCTGACAGAGATCAGGATTGA
- a CDS encoding TlyA family RNA methyltransferase gives MARRARVDAELVRRGLARSREHAVELIGAGRVLINGAVASKPATAVEAGTPLLVRDEPDEVQWASRGARKLLGALETFEPLGVSVTGKRCLDAGASTGGFTDVLLTRGAREVVAVDVGYGQLVWRLRNDERVRVHDRTNVRALTADAIDGPVDLVVADLSFISLALVLPALAGCCAPGADLLPMVKPQFEVGKQRVGSGGVVRDPALRAEAVTEVAAAAAELGLRTRGVVASPLPGPSGNVEYFLWLHRDALGAKAADAGPGAAEISEMVQRAVEEGPQ, from the coding sequence GTGGCCAGGCGCGCGCGAGTGGACGCCGAACTGGTTCGCCGCGGATTGGCGCGGTCGCGAGAACACGCGGTCGAGCTGATCGGCGCGGGCCGCGTCCTGATCAACGGTGCGGTCGCATCGAAACCGGCTACCGCGGTGGAAGCCGGAACCCCGCTGCTGGTCCGCGACGAGCCCGACGAGGTGCAGTGGGCCTCCCGCGGCGCGCGCAAGCTGCTGGGCGCCCTCGAGACATTCGAACCGCTGGGCGTGAGTGTCACCGGCAAGCGGTGCCTGGACGCGGGCGCGTCCACCGGCGGATTCACCGACGTCCTGCTGACCCGCGGCGCACGCGAGGTGGTGGCGGTCGACGTCGGATACGGGCAGCTGGTGTGGCGGCTGCGCAACGACGAGCGGGTTCGGGTGCACGACCGCACCAATGTGCGGGCCCTGACGGCGGACGCGATCGACGGCCCGGTGGACCTGGTGGTCGCGGACCTGTCGTTCATCTCGCTCGCACTGGTCCTGCCGGCGCTGGCCGGCTGCTGTGCGCCGGGCGCAGATCTGCTGCCCATGGTGAAGCCGCAGTTCGAGGTCGGTAAACAGCGAGTAGGCTCCGGCGGTGTGGTGCGAGATCCGGCTCTGCGCGCCGAGGCGGTGACCGAGGTGGCCGCGGCGGCCGCCGAACTGGGCCTGCGTACGCGCGGTGTGGTGGCCAGTCCCTTGCCCGGCCCGTCCGGGAACGTCGAGTACTTCCTGTGGCTGCACAGGGACGCTCTCGGCGCGAAGGCGGCCGATGCCGGACCGGGCGCGGCGGAGATCAGCGAAATGGTGCAGCGTGCGGTCGAGGAGGGGCCACAGTGA
- a CDS encoding YdcF family protein — MRGDRGLGPSRPAALVAAVFAAGAAAVVFAAERVHGRASRRLLGPVRNPLPGGKDAVVVLGYPATADGRTRALQRWRCRIGARSLDPARDGFLVFTGGAVHGRWVEAEVMAAYARDRLGVPADRIRIEPRAESTWQNIEFTIPSIEHADRIMIASDPMHAARARRYLRAQRPDLARRLIRADDYRPLERWWLKVPTAAHELAAIARRRAGAGAIALLRRTGLPRQAPVTVLGDGHEPGSPR, encoded by the coding sequence GTGCGAGGTGACCGAGGTCTTGGACCGTCCCGGCCGGCCGCGCTCGTGGCCGCGGTGTTCGCGGCGGGCGCCGCCGCGGTGGTGTTCGCGGCCGAACGGGTGCACGGACGGGCCTCACGGCGACTACTCGGTCCGGTGCGGAATCCGCTCCCGGGCGGAAAGGATGCCGTCGTCGTGCTGGGCTATCCCGCCACCGCCGACGGCCGCACCCGCGCACTGCAGCGGTGGCGGTGCCGGATCGGCGCCCGGTCACTCGATCCGGCCCGCGACGGCTTCCTCGTCTTCACCGGGGGCGCCGTGCACGGGCGGTGGGTGGAGGCCGAGGTCATGGCGGCCTACGCCCGCGACCGGCTCGGGGTCCCCGCCGATCGCATCCGCATCGAACCGCGCGCCGAAAGCACTTGGCAGAACATAGAATTCACTATTCCGAGCATCGAGCACGCCGACCGCATCATGATCGCGTCCGATCCGATGCACGCCGCGCGGGCCCGTCGCTACCTGCGTGCGCAACGCCCGGACCTCGCCCGACGGCTCATCCGGGCCGACGATTACCGGCCGTTGGAACGCTGGTGGCTCAAAGTCCCCACCGCCGCGCACGAACTGGCCGCGATCGCGCGCCGCCGTGCCGGCGCCGGCGCCATCGCCCTGTTGCGCCGCACGGGACTGCCGCGGCAGGCACCGGTCACCGTCCTCGGCGACGGACACGAGCCGGGATCGCCGCGGTAG
- a CDS encoding HAD-IIA family hydrolase, with product MAASLREGFEALLLDLDGTLYRGAEVIAGAPAALEAGDGQQLMYVTNNASRSAGVVAEHLRELGFRADDSDVVTSAQAAAHVLASRLTAGATVLIVGTDDLAAEIENVGLQPIRRFNGVAPAAVVQGHSPTTGWPDLAEAAYAVRAGALWVAANADATLPNERGLAPGNGAMVAALRAATDHDPVVAGKPYAPLLEDALVRAGTRSALVVGDRLDTDIDGASCVGLPSLMVLTGVSTLDDLRARPADRRPTYLARDLEALNHPVLQQDTGAGDPIDRIAELLDHHPGRAIALAER from the coding sequence GTGGCAGCATCGCTACGGGAGGGCTTCGAGGCCCTCCTCCTGGACCTGGACGGCACCCTCTACCGGGGCGCTGAGGTGATCGCCGGCGCACCGGCCGCGCTCGAAGCCGGTGACGGCCAGCAACTGATGTACGTCACCAACAACGCCAGCCGATCGGCGGGCGTGGTGGCCGAACACCTGCGCGAGTTGGGATTTCGCGCGGACGACAGCGACGTCGTCACCAGCGCGCAGGCGGCCGCCCATGTGCTGGCGTCGCGCCTCACCGCCGGGGCCACGGTGTTGATCGTCGGCACCGACGACCTCGCCGCCGAGATCGAGAACGTCGGCTTGCAGCCGATCCGGCGCTTCAACGGCGTCGCGCCCGCGGCCGTCGTGCAGGGGCATTCACCGACTACCGGATGGCCCGATCTGGCCGAAGCCGCCTACGCCGTGCGCGCCGGCGCACTGTGGGTGGCCGCCAACGCCGACGCCACCCTGCCCAACGAACGCGGGCTGGCGCCAGGTAACGGCGCGATGGTGGCAGCGCTGCGCGCCGCGACCGATCACGATCCGGTCGTGGCCGGAAAACCGTATGCACCGCTGCTCGAGGACGCACTCGTCCGGGCCGGCACCCGCAGTGCGCTCGTGGTGGGGGACCGGCTCGATACCGATATCGACGGCGCGAGCTGTGTGGGACTGCCCTCGCTGATGGTGCTGACCGGAGTCAGCACACTCGACGATCTGCGCGCCCGCCCGGCCGACCGCAGACCAACCTACCTCGCCCGCGATCTCGAGGCGCTGAATCATCCCGTACTTCAGCAGGATACGGGCGCCGGCGATCCCATCGATCGAATCGCCGAACTGCTCGATCACCACCCGGGTCGCGCCATCGCGCTGGCCGAACGGTAA